Proteins encoded together in one Psilocybe cubensis strain MGC-MH-2018 chromosome 8, whole genome shotgun sequence window:
- a CDS encoding Sorbose reductase sou1, whose protein sequence is MSDSSHPLGVAAALATEAPPVRTALNLFSLLGKVAIVTGGHRGIGLEIALALVEVGAIVYCLDLSNEPNEEWLKVQKFASELGDLVSEGKIKKGRLEYMPCDVTNQKEMWTLVDKIASQEGRLDICFANAGIAGFTGILEYPEEDFQKVLDVNVNGAFYTAQAAAREMVKRQIAGSIILTSSICGSVALPRVKTVAYNISKASVLQMGRSMACELGENNIRVNTISPGYIFTATDELRGAALFLASDASTFCTGSNLTVDGGHCAW, encoded by the exons ATGTCAGACTCTTCCCACCCTTTAGGCGTCGCTGCTGCTCTCGCCACTGAGGCCCCACCAGTTCGTACTGCTCTGAATCTGTTCTCTCTGCTCGGAAAAGTTGCCATTGTCACTGGTGGGCACCGTGGTATTGGACTCGAAATAGCACTTGCCCTTGTAGAAGTTGGGGCCATCGTGTACTGCCTCGACTTGTCCAACGAGCCCAACGAAGAGTGGCTCAAAGTCCAGAAATTCGCCTCTGAGCTGGGTGATCTAGTCTCGGAAggcaaaatcaagaaaggGAGGCTTGAATATATGCCATGCGATGTTACAAACCAGAAGGAGATGTGGACTCTGGTAGACAAAATTGCTTCACAGGAGGGAAGGTTAGACATTTGTTTCGCAAATGCTGGAATTGCGGGGTTCACCGGAATATTGGAGTACCCAGAGGAAGATTTCCAGAAG GTACTcgatgtcaatgtcaatggcGCCTTCTACACTGCTCAGGCTGCTGCTCGGGAAATGGTAAAACGTCAAATAGCTGGTAGCATCATATTGACGAGTAGTATATGTGGAAGTGTTGCTCTTCCA AGGGTTAAAACCGTTGCCTATAACATCAGTAAGGCTTCGGTGCTTCAGATGGGGAGATCCATGGCGTGTGAACTTGGGGAAAATAATATCCGCGTCAATACTATCAGTCCTGGATATATTTTCACTGC GACAGATGAACTGCGAGGAGCCGCGCTCTTCCTGGCAAGCGATGCATCTACGTTTTGCACTGGCTCAAA CCTCACCGTTGACGGTGGTCACTGTGCGTGGTAG